In Musa acuminata AAA Group cultivar baxijiao chromosome BXJ2-10, Cavendish_Baxijiao_AAA, whole genome shotgun sequence, a genomic segment contains:
- the LOC103969901 gene encoding uncharacterized protein LOC103969901 isoform X1, producing MEALQKLERVQSLLSLMEARGLSSSHRGADRFLADFVLFLFMQVQPCGILTVEDRCRIISDFLPKTSSEVLEEAFIFANKEGIEKKENIGYNLKFNCQQIHTGPSLQSSVEKDLDIDLSKIKETPMIGLDAMKRANSTLEDFCRSYFMFHGLDASKPREIFKYLPILSFTESYIYQLDTLNEKALHLSSKVATSPTTELNNLTHLRNDVTYHNVRNNTNEFCSADPLIRLLQCEGLLSERIRKELNSGIEYWALERKLCHALSGKKKNFVIQILMEDIMKAIHLKSFDYRVLNLLLYQLRGQQVNELHMEFLSVSEFLVEIADDLYDYEDDVVENSFNILRMFVGVYGASTAPSMLAKCIAEAEEKYERLIRTLDPELSSSYRRRCEEATREGGATSGHAFGTWNIPPVIGDEESFRMERLAVGAAQDSSYATASGIHAKT from the exons ATGGAAGCCCTGCAGAAGCTGGAAAGGGTTCAAAGCCTGCTGTCGTTGATGGAGGCTCGAGGCCTCTCCTCCAGCCATCGAGGCGCCGATCGCTTCCTCGCCGACTTTGTTCTCTTTCTG TTCATGCAGGTGCAACCATGTGGGATTCTCACTGTGGAGGACAGATGCAGAATAATTTCTGATTTTTTACCAAAG ACTTCATCTGAGGTTCTTGAAGAAGCTTTTATCTTTGCCAATAAGGAAGgcatagaaaagaaagaaaacattggATACAATCTGAAATTCA ACTGCCAACAGATTCATACTGGGCCTTCGTTGCAGTCTTCTGTGGAAAAAGACCTGGATATTGATTTATCAAAAATCAAAGAAACACCTATGATTGGGCTGGATGCAATGAAACGAGCCAATTCCACCTTGGAGGATTTT TGCAGGTCTTATTTTATGTTTCATGGATTGGATGCTAGCAAACCAAGGGAGATATTTAAGTACCTTCCCATTCTGTCCTTCACAGAGAGCTACATATATCAG TTAGACACTTTGAACGAGAAGGCTTTGCATTTATCATCTAAGGTTGCAACATCACCAACAACCGAGTTGAATAATTTGACCCATCTGCGTAATGAT GTTACGTATCATAATGTGAGAAACAATACAAATGAATTTTGCAGTGCTGATCCTCTTATTCGCCTTCTACAGTGTGAAGGGCTCTTAAGTGAGCG GATAAGAAAAGAGCTTAATTCAGGTATTGAGTACTGGGCACTTGAAAGGAAGTTATGTCATGCATTGTCAGGAAAAAAGAAG AATTTTGTTATTCAGATACTAATGGAAGATATTATGAAAGCAATTCATCTAAAATCCTTTGATTATCGAGTACTGAACCTTTTGTTGTACCAATTGAGAGGCCAACAG GTTAATGAGCTACATATGGAGTTTCTATCAGTTTCAGAGTTTCTAGTTGAGATCGCAGATGATTT GTATGACTATGAG GATGATGTAGTAGAAAACAGCTTCAACATATTACGTATGTTTGTGGGGGTTTATGGAGCTTCAACAGCACCGAGTATGTTG GCAAAATGTATCGCGGAAGCCGAAGAAAAATATGAGCGCCTCATAAGGACTTTGGATCCTGAATTGTCATCAAGTTATAGGAGAAGATGTGAAGAAGCTACAAGAGAAG GAGGGGCGACGTCTGGACATGCATTTGGTACATGGAATATACCTCCAGTAATCGGTGATGAGGAATCCTTCAGAATGGAAAG GTTGGCAGTGGGGGCCGCCCAGGATTCTTCGTATGCCACTGCGAGTGGCATTCATGCAAAGACCTAA
- the LOC103969901 gene encoding uncharacterized protein LOC103969901 isoform X4 — MEALQKLERVQSLLSLMEARGLSSSHRGADRFLADFVLFLFMQVQPCGILTVEDRCRIISDFLPKVEFALTFQIHTGPSLQSSVEKDLDIDLSKIKETPMIGLDAMKRANSTLEDFCRSYFMFHGLDASKPREIFKYLPILSFTESYIYQLDTLNEKALHLSSKVATSPTTELNNLTHLRNDVTYHNVRNNTNEFCSADPLIRLLQCEGLLSERIRKELNSGIEYWALERKLCHALSGKKKNFVIQILMEDIMKAIHLKSFDYRVLNLLLYQLRGQQVNELHMEFLSVSEFLVEIADDLYDYEDDVVENSFNILRMFVGVYGASTAPSMLAKCIAEAEEKYERLIRTLDPELSSSYRRRCEEATREGGATSGHAFGTWNIPPVIGDEESFRMERLAVGAAQDSSYATASGIHAKT; from the exons ATGGAAGCCCTGCAGAAGCTGGAAAGGGTTCAAAGCCTGCTGTCGTTGATGGAGGCTCGAGGCCTCTCCTCCAGCCATCGAGGCGCCGATCGCTTCCTCGCCGACTTTGTTCTCTTTCTG TTCATGCAGGTGCAACCATGTGGGATTCTCACTGTGGAGGACAGATGCAGAATAATTTCTGATTTTTTACCAAAGGTTGAATTTGCTTTGACGTTTCAG ATTCATACTGGGCCTTCGTTGCAGTCTTCTGTGGAAAAAGACCTGGATATTGATTTATCAAAAATCAAAGAAACACCTATGATTGGGCTGGATGCAATGAAACGAGCCAATTCCACCTTGGAGGATTTT TGCAGGTCTTATTTTATGTTTCATGGATTGGATGCTAGCAAACCAAGGGAGATATTTAAGTACCTTCCCATTCTGTCCTTCACAGAGAGCTACATATATCAG TTAGACACTTTGAACGAGAAGGCTTTGCATTTATCATCTAAGGTTGCAACATCACCAACAACCGAGTTGAATAATTTGACCCATCTGCGTAATGAT GTTACGTATCATAATGTGAGAAACAATACAAATGAATTTTGCAGTGCTGATCCTCTTATTCGCCTTCTACAGTGTGAAGGGCTCTTAAGTGAGCG GATAAGAAAAGAGCTTAATTCAGGTATTGAGTACTGGGCACTTGAAAGGAAGTTATGTCATGCATTGTCAGGAAAAAAGAAG AATTTTGTTATTCAGATACTAATGGAAGATATTATGAAAGCAATTCATCTAAAATCCTTTGATTATCGAGTACTGAACCTTTTGTTGTACCAATTGAGAGGCCAACAG GTTAATGAGCTACATATGGAGTTTCTATCAGTTTCAGAGTTTCTAGTTGAGATCGCAGATGATTT GTATGACTATGAG GATGATGTAGTAGAAAACAGCTTCAACATATTACGTATGTTTGTGGGGGTTTATGGAGCTTCAACAGCACCGAGTATGTTG GCAAAATGTATCGCGGAAGCCGAAGAAAAATATGAGCGCCTCATAAGGACTTTGGATCCTGAATTGTCATCAAGTTATAGGAGAAGATGTGAAGAAGCTACAAGAGAAG GAGGGGCGACGTCTGGACATGCATTTGGTACATGGAATATACCTCCAGTAATCGGTGATGAGGAATCCTTCAGAATGGAAAG GTTGGCAGTGGGGGCCGCCCAGGATTCTTCGTATGCCACTGCGAGTGGCATTCATGCAAAGACCTAA
- the LOC103969901 gene encoding uncharacterized protein LOC103969901 isoform X2, with translation MEALQKLERVQSLLSLMEARGLSSSHRGADRFLADFVLFLVQPCGILTVEDRCRIISDFLPKTSSEVLEEAFIFANKEGIEKKENIGYNLKFNCQQIHTGPSLQSSVEKDLDIDLSKIKETPMIGLDAMKRANSTLEDFCRSYFMFHGLDASKPREIFKYLPILSFTESYIYQLDTLNEKALHLSSKVATSPTTELNNLTHLRNDVTYHNVRNNTNEFCSADPLIRLLQCEGLLSERIRKELNSGIEYWALERKLCHALSGKKKNFVIQILMEDIMKAIHLKSFDYRVLNLLLYQLRGQQVNELHMEFLSVSEFLVEIADDLYDYEDDVVENSFNILRMFVGVYGASTAPSMLAKCIAEAEEKYERLIRTLDPELSSSYRRRCEEATREGGATSGHAFGTWNIPPVIGDEESFRMERLAVGAAQDSSYATASGIHAKT, from the exons ATGGAAGCCCTGCAGAAGCTGGAAAGGGTTCAAAGCCTGCTGTCGTTGATGGAGGCTCGAGGCCTCTCCTCCAGCCATCGAGGCGCCGATCGCTTCCTCGCCGACTTTGTTCTCTTTCTG GTGCAACCATGTGGGATTCTCACTGTGGAGGACAGATGCAGAATAATTTCTGATTTTTTACCAAAG ACTTCATCTGAGGTTCTTGAAGAAGCTTTTATCTTTGCCAATAAGGAAGgcatagaaaagaaagaaaacattggATACAATCTGAAATTCA ACTGCCAACAGATTCATACTGGGCCTTCGTTGCAGTCTTCTGTGGAAAAAGACCTGGATATTGATTTATCAAAAATCAAAGAAACACCTATGATTGGGCTGGATGCAATGAAACGAGCCAATTCCACCTTGGAGGATTTT TGCAGGTCTTATTTTATGTTTCATGGATTGGATGCTAGCAAACCAAGGGAGATATTTAAGTACCTTCCCATTCTGTCCTTCACAGAGAGCTACATATATCAG TTAGACACTTTGAACGAGAAGGCTTTGCATTTATCATCTAAGGTTGCAACATCACCAACAACCGAGTTGAATAATTTGACCCATCTGCGTAATGAT GTTACGTATCATAATGTGAGAAACAATACAAATGAATTTTGCAGTGCTGATCCTCTTATTCGCCTTCTACAGTGTGAAGGGCTCTTAAGTGAGCG GATAAGAAAAGAGCTTAATTCAGGTATTGAGTACTGGGCACTTGAAAGGAAGTTATGTCATGCATTGTCAGGAAAAAAGAAG AATTTTGTTATTCAGATACTAATGGAAGATATTATGAAAGCAATTCATCTAAAATCCTTTGATTATCGAGTACTGAACCTTTTGTTGTACCAATTGAGAGGCCAACAG GTTAATGAGCTACATATGGAGTTTCTATCAGTTTCAGAGTTTCTAGTTGAGATCGCAGATGATTT GTATGACTATGAG GATGATGTAGTAGAAAACAGCTTCAACATATTACGTATGTTTGTGGGGGTTTATGGAGCTTCAACAGCACCGAGTATGTTG GCAAAATGTATCGCGGAAGCCGAAGAAAAATATGAGCGCCTCATAAGGACTTTGGATCCTGAATTGTCATCAAGTTATAGGAGAAGATGTGAAGAAGCTACAAGAGAAG GAGGGGCGACGTCTGGACATGCATTTGGTACATGGAATATACCTCCAGTAATCGGTGATGAGGAATCCTTCAGAATGGAAAG GTTGGCAGTGGGGGCCGCCCAGGATTCTTCGTATGCCACTGCGAGTGGCATTCATGCAAAGACCTAA
- the LOC103969901 gene encoding uncharacterized protein LOC103969901 isoform X5 yields the protein MEALQKLERVQSLLSLMEARGLSSSHRGADRFLADFVLFLVQPCGILTVEDRCRIISDFLPKVEFALTFQIHTGPSLQSSVEKDLDIDLSKIKETPMIGLDAMKRANSTLEDFCRSYFMFHGLDASKPREIFKYLPILSFTESYIYQLDTLNEKALHLSSKVATSPTTELNNLTHLRNDVTYHNVRNNTNEFCSADPLIRLLQCEGLLSERIRKELNSGIEYWALERKLCHALSGKKKNFVIQILMEDIMKAIHLKSFDYRVLNLLLYQLRGQQVNELHMEFLSVSEFLVEIADDLYDYEDDVVENSFNILRMFVGVYGASTAPSMLAKCIAEAEEKYERLIRTLDPELSSSYRRRCEEATREGGATSGHAFGTWNIPPVIGDEESFRMERLAVGAAQDSSYATASGIHAKT from the exons ATGGAAGCCCTGCAGAAGCTGGAAAGGGTTCAAAGCCTGCTGTCGTTGATGGAGGCTCGAGGCCTCTCCTCCAGCCATCGAGGCGCCGATCGCTTCCTCGCCGACTTTGTTCTCTTTCTG GTGCAACCATGTGGGATTCTCACTGTGGAGGACAGATGCAGAATAATTTCTGATTTTTTACCAAAGGTTGAATTTGCTTTGACGTTTCAG ATTCATACTGGGCCTTCGTTGCAGTCTTCTGTGGAAAAAGACCTGGATATTGATTTATCAAAAATCAAAGAAACACCTATGATTGGGCTGGATGCAATGAAACGAGCCAATTCCACCTTGGAGGATTTT TGCAGGTCTTATTTTATGTTTCATGGATTGGATGCTAGCAAACCAAGGGAGATATTTAAGTACCTTCCCATTCTGTCCTTCACAGAGAGCTACATATATCAG TTAGACACTTTGAACGAGAAGGCTTTGCATTTATCATCTAAGGTTGCAACATCACCAACAACCGAGTTGAATAATTTGACCCATCTGCGTAATGAT GTTACGTATCATAATGTGAGAAACAATACAAATGAATTTTGCAGTGCTGATCCTCTTATTCGCCTTCTACAGTGTGAAGGGCTCTTAAGTGAGCG GATAAGAAAAGAGCTTAATTCAGGTATTGAGTACTGGGCACTTGAAAGGAAGTTATGTCATGCATTGTCAGGAAAAAAGAAG AATTTTGTTATTCAGATACTAATGGAAGATATTATGAAAGCAATTCATCTAAAATCCTTTGATTATCGAGTACTGAACCTTTTGTTGTACCAATTGAGAGGCCAACAG GTTAATGAGCTACATATGGAGTTTCTATCAGTTTCAGAGTTTCTAGTTGAGATCGCAGATGATTT GTATGACTATGAG GATGATGTAGTAGAAAACAGCTTCAACATATTACGTATGTTTGTGGGGGTTTATGGAGCTTCAACAGCACCGAGTATGTTG GCAAAATGTATCGCGGAAGCCGAAGAAAAATATGAGCGCCTCATAAGGACTTTGGATCCTGAATTGTCATCAAGTTATAGGAGAAGATGTGAAGAAGCTACAAGAGAAG GAGGGGCGACGTCTGGACATGCATTTGGTACATGGAATATACCTCCAGTAATCGGTGATGAGGAATCCTTCAGAATGGAAAG GTTGGCAGTGGGGGCCGCCCAGGATTCTTCGTATGCCACTGCGAGTGGCATTCATGCAAAGACCTAA
- the LOC103969901 gene encoding uncharacterized protein LOC103969901 isoform X6, with the protein MEALQKLERVQSLLSLMEARGLSSSHRGADRFLADFVLFLFMQVQPCGILTVEDRCRIISDFLPKTSSEVLEEAFIFANKEGIEKKENIGYNLKFNCQQIHTGPSLQSSVEKDLDIDLSKIKETPMIGLDAMKRANSTLEDFCRSYFMFHGLDASKPREIFKYLPILSFTESYIYQLDTLNEKALHLSSKVATSPTTELNNLTHLRNDVTYHNVRNNTNEFCSADPLIRLLQCEGLLSERIRKELNSGIEYWALERKLCHALSGKKKILMEDIMKAIHLKSFDYRVLNLLLYQLRGQQDDVVENSFNILRMFVGVYGASTAPSMLAKCIAEAEEKYERLIRTLDPELSSSYRRRCEEATREGGATSGHAFGTWNIPPVIGDEESFRMERLAVGAAQDSSYATASGIHAKT; encoded by the exons ATGGAAGCCCTGCAGAAGCTGGAAAGGGTTCAAAGCCTGCTGTCGTTGATGGAGGCTCGAGGCCTCTCCTCCAGCCATCGAGGCGCCGATCGCTTCCTCGCCGACTTTGTTCTCTTTCTG TTCATGCAGGTGCAACCATGTGGGATTCTCACTGTGGAGGACAGATGCAGAATAATTTCTGATTTTTTACCAAAG ACTTCATCTGAGGTTCTTGAAGAAGCTTTTATCTTTGCCAATAAGGAAGgcatagaaaagaaagaaaacattggATACAATCTGAAATTCA ACTGCCAACAGATTCATACTGGGCCTTCGTTGCAGTCTTCTGTGGAAAAAGACCTGGATATTGATTTATCAAAAATCAAAGAAACACCTATGATTGGGCTGGATGCAATGAAACGAGCCAATTCCACCTTGGAGGATTTT TGCAGGTCTTATTTTATGTTTCATGGATTGGATGCTAGCAAACCAAGGGAGATATTTAAGTACCTTCCCATTCTGTCCTTCACAGAGAGCTACATATATCAG TTAGACACTTTGAACGAGAAGGCTTTGCATTTATCATCTAAGGTTGCAACATCACCAACAACCGAGTTGAATAATTTGACCCATCTGCGTAATGAT GTTACGTATCATAATGTGAGAAACAATACAAATGAATTTTGCAGTGCTGATCCTCTTATTCGCCTTCTACAGTGTGAAGGGCTCTTAAGTGAGCG GATAAGAAAAGAGCTTAATTCAGGTATTGAGTACTGGGCACTTGAAAGGAAGTTATGTCATGCATTGTCAGGAAAAAAGAAG ATACTAATGGAAGATATTATGAAAGCAATTCATCTAAAATCCTTTGATTATCGAGTACTGAACCTTTTGTTGTACCAATTGAGAGGCCAACAG GATGATGTAGTAGAAAACAGCTTCAACATATTACGTATGTTTGTGGGGGTTTATGGAGCTTCAACAGCACCGAGTATGTTG GCAAAATGTATCGCGGAAGCCGAAGAAAAATATGAGCGCCTCATAAGGACTTTGGATCCTGAATTGTCATCAAGTTATAGGAGAAGATGTGAAGAAGCTACAAGAGAAG GAGGGGCGACGTCTGGACATGCATTTGGTACATGGAATATACCTCCAGTAATCGGTGATGAGGAATCCTTCAGAATGGAAAG GTTGGCAGTGGGGGCCGCCCAGGATTCTTCGTATGCCACTGCGAGTGGCATTCATGCAAAGACCTAA
- the LOC103969901 gene encoding uncharacterized protein LOC103969901 isoform X3, translating into MEALQKLERVQSLLSLMEARGLSSSHRGADRFLADFVLFLFMQVQPCGILTVEDRCRIISDFLPKTSSEVLEEAFIFANKEGIEKKENIGYNLKFNCQQIHTGPSLQSSVEKDLDIDLSKIKETPMIGLDAMKRANSTLEDFCRSYFMFHGLDASKPREIFKYLPILSFTESYIYQLDTLNEKALHLSSKVATSPTTELNNLTHLRNDVTYHNVRNNTNEFCSADPLIRLLQCEGLLSERIRKELNSGIEYWALERKLCHALSGKKKILMEDIMKAIHLKSFDYRVLNLLLYQLRGQQVNELHMEFLSVSEFLVEIADDLYDYEDDVVENSFNILRMFVGVYGASTAPSMLAKCIAEAEEKYERLIRTLDPELSSSYRRRCEEATREGGATSGHAFGTWNIPPVIGDEESFRMERLAVGAAQDSSYATASGIHAKT; encoded by the exons ATGGAAGCCCTGCAGAAGCTGGAAAGGGTTCAAAGCCTGCTGTCGTTGATGGAGGCTCGAGGCCTCTCCTCCAGCCATCGAGGCGCCGATCGCTTCCTCGCCGACTTTGTTCTCTTTCTG TTCATGCAGGTGCAACCATGTGGGATTCTCACTGTGGAGGACAGATGCAGAATAATTTCTGATTTTTTACCAAAG ACTTCATCTGAGGTTCTTGAAGAAGCTTTTATCTTTGCCAATAAGGAAGgcatagaaaagaaagaaaacattggATACAATCTGAAATTCA ACTGCCAACAGATTCATACTGGGCCTTCGTTGCAGTCTTCTGTGGAAAAAGACCTGGATATTGATTTATCAAAAATCAAAGAAACACCTATGATTGGGCTGGATGCAATGAAACGAGCCAATTCCACCTTGGAGGATTTT TGCAGGTCTTATTTTATGTTTCATGGATTGGATGCTAGCAAACCAAGGGAGATATTTAAGTACCTTCCCATTCTGTCCTTCACAGAGAGCTACATATATCAG TTAGACACTTTGAACGAGAAGGCTTTGCATTTATCATCTAAGGTTGCAACATCACCAACAACCGAGTTGAATAATTTGACCCATCTGCGTAATGAT GTTACGTATCATAATGTGAGAAACAATACAAATGAATTTTGCAGTGCTGATCCTCTTATTCGCCTTCTACAGTGTGAAGGGCTCTTAAGTGAGCG GATAAGAAAAGAGCTTAATTCAGGTATTGAGTACTGGGCACTTGAAAGGAAGTTATGTCATGCATTGTCAGGAAAAAAGAAG ATACTAATGGAAGATATTATGAAAGCAATTCATCTAAAATCCTTTGATTATCGAGTACTGAACCTTTTGTTGTACCAATTGAGAGGCCAACAG GTTAATGAGCTACATATGGAGTTTCTATCAGTTTCAGAGTTTCTAGTTGAGATCGCAGATGATTT GTATGACTATGAG GATGATGTAGTAGAAAACAGCTTCAACATATTACGTATGTTTGTGGGGGTTTATGGAGCTTCAACAGCACCGAGTATGTTG GCAAAATGTATCGCGGAAGCCGAAGAAAAATATGAGCGCCTCATAAGGACTTTGGATCCTGAATTGTCATCAAGTTATAGGAGAAGATGTGAAGAAGCTACAAGAGAAG GAGGGGCGACGTCTGGACATGCATTTGGTACATGGAATATACCTCCAGTAATCGGTGATGAGGAATCCTTCAGAATGGAAAG GTTGGCAGTGGGGGCCGCCCAGGATTCTTCGTATGCCACTGCGAGTGGCATTCATGCAAAGACCTAA
- the LOC135625295 gene encoding uncharacterized protein LOC135625295, with product MPIAATAACGPSPFRTLRPRRAYQLLVCANRVKFARFAVSPTSWELFSPPRHSVPPHKAANASSDASRWRTGASLSGEGVHRRPDREAPGRQSLDHILWVAEVLCVAPSAVFSIWCLVSSVLPGASKPFQVFLGSKVVVFQYILLVAAVAIGSLIRWRQWRRIYMGNETGMSFDLIRRIEKVEDDLRSSVKIIRVLSRQLEKLGIKFRVTRKTLKEPIAETAALSQKNSEATRALAMQEDILEKELCEIQKVLLAMQEQQQKQLELILAIGKAGRLLDSKSDFIGQGRAGTNSSVPEKKEQNSQPGFQSERHAGEGNDSLSAAHPDFLL from the exons ATGCCGATTGCTGCCACCGCTGCGTGTGGTCCAAGTCCATTCCGAACTCTTCGTCCTCGTCGAGCTTACCAGCTTCTCGTTTGCGCAAATCGCGTAAAGTTCGCTCGTTTCGCTGTTTCTCCCACTTCTTGGGAACTTTTCTCGCCGCCCAGGCATTCGGTGCCGCCGCACAAGGCCGCGAATGCCTCATCAGATGCATCTCGGTGGCGGACTGGGGCATCCTTGTCCG GTGAAGGTGTTCATCGGCGTCCAGACAGGGAGGCCCCGGGGCGGCAAAGCTTGGATCACATTCTTTGGGTTGCTGAAGTACTCTGCGTTGCACCTTCCGCTGTATTTTCGATCTGGTGTCTTGTGAGTTCCGTCCTTCCAGGTGCGTCCAAGCCGTTCCAAGTGTTCCTGGGTAGCAAAGTTGTTGTTTTCCAGTACATTTTGTTGGTTGCGGCGGTGGCGATTGGTAGTTTGATTCGTTGGAGGCAATGGCGGAGGATTTATATGGGGAATGAGACTGGAATGAGTTTTGATTTGATTAGGAGGATTGAAAAGGTGGAGGACGATCTACGGAGCTCGGTCAAAATAATTAGGGTGCTGTCCAGGCAGCTTGAAAAGCTAGGAATTAAGTTTAGGGTCACTAGGAAGACCTTGAAGGAGCCAATTGCTGAG ACCGCAGCTCTATCACAAAAGAACTCCGAAGCTACTCGGGCACTAGCAATGCAAGAAGATATTCTTGAGAAGGAGCTTTGTGAAATTCAGAAGGTCTTGTTGGCCATGCAG GAACAACAACAAAAGCAGCTCGAATTGATCCTTGCAATCGGGAAGGCTGGGAGATTATTAGATAGCAAGAGCGACTTCATAGGACAAGGTAGAGCGGGAACTAATAGCTCAGTTCctgaaaagaaagaacaaaacaGCCAGCCAGGGTTCCAGTCAGAAAGACATGCTGGGGAAGGCAATGACAGCCTAAGTGCGGCACACCCGGATTTTCTTTTGTAA
- the LOC135585300 gene encoding trihelix transcription factor ENAP1-like, which produces MATAAGSAERRPGHPALASRKSAPGHPWSHIETAHLIDAYEERWYALKRGQLKARQWEDVAVAVAGRCGLDEPSKTGTQCRHKVEKLRKRYRAERLRPVPSAWPFFNRMERMERGPLPITFRPPPPPPAAQSTDEDEDDDDDHEDEDEDERNNTRSINGILRDSSWNSSRVARSLVPPKMRGFEMVADDEEENDEDESEEEAADGAGEAEALSQMAAVVRGFGDRLVRMEKRRRELMREMKRDWMEMETKRAEMLMESQRCLLEKIAGAFPSAKKPKKSHNL; this is translated from the coding sequence ATGGCCACCGCCGCCGGATCGGCGGAGCGCCGCCCCGGCCATCCGGCGCTGGCGTCGCGGAAGTCCGCCCCCGGCCACCCCTGGTCCCACATCGAGACCGCTCACCTGATCGACGCCTACGAGGAGCGGTGGTACGCTCTGAAGCGCGGCCAGCTCAAGGCCCGGCAGTGGGAGGACGTCGCCGTCGCAGTTGCCGGACGCTGCGGTCTCGACGAGCCATCCAAGACTGGCACCCAGTGTCGTCACAAGGTCGAGAAGCTCCGCAAGCGCTACCGCGCCGAGCGCCTCCGCCCCGTCCCCTCCGCCTGGCCCTTCTTTAACCGCATGGAGCGCATGGAGCGCGGGCCCCTCCCTATCACCTTCCGGCCCCCGCCGCCTCCTCCCGCCGCCCAGTCcaccgacgaggacgaggacgacgacgacgaccatgAGGACGAGGATGAGGACGAGCGGAACAACACCCGAAGCATCAACGGGATTCTTCGGGATTCCAGCTGGAATTCCTCTAGGGTTGCGAGGAGCCTCGTACCTCCCAAAATGAGAGGTTTTGAGATGGTGGCTGACGACGAGGAAGAAAACGACGAAGATGAATCAGAGGAGGAGGCAGCGGATGGCGCAGGTGAAGCGGAGGCCTTGTCGCAGATGGCGGCCGTGGTGAGGGGATTCGGCGACCGCTTGGTGCGGATGGAAAAGAGGAGAAGGGAACTGATGCGGGAGATGAAGAGGGATTGGATGGAGATGGAGACGAAGAGAGCGGAGATGCTGATGGAATCACAGCGGTGCCTCCTGGAGAAGATAGCCGGTGCTTTCCCATCGGCCAAGAAGCCCAAGAAGTCTCATAATCTATAG